A region of Procambarus clarkii isolate CNS0578487 chromosome 93, FALCON_Pclarkii_2.0, whole genome shotgun sequence DNA encodes the following proteins:
- the LOC123746826 gene encoding uncharacterized protein, translating to MAYAGGEGAAKPQYNIREDHVKEALKADKGSEAVLNFWQIKDLAEKGDNFSSSVTSVKVRFSLMGETSKVSYVVKICPPRSKMAQVAEFPLKMMKKENEFFQEILPKLNSELTSLGHHNLRMPKWFYTSLEENKEMIFLEDLRDLGFEVFKDCKVGLDEAHTKLVLQELARLHAASLLLKAKMQILHEEPDSEKGLALAFKYINEDWTTLKEDEEAEQNSKCSVSLVEAEAFLAKDGGCEVARRWLDMHKNKPLDLVKSFLVRQTKFDVICHGDCWVNNLQFRYNEDGEPVEVMLLDLQLNRLASPATDINYLLYTSLHGDNRKTNWRDYLSSYYDTFRGVMESGGLGMLFTLEELHQEYRSKMEYGMLYGSMTVALLMRESPSSPGWMGGSKHFQTRFLALYGELIEQER from the exons A TGGCTTATGCAGGAGGCGAGGGCGCTGCCAAACCGCAGTACAACATCAGGGAGGATCATGTGAAGGAGGCCCTGAAGGCGGACAAGGGCAGCGAGGCCGTACTAAACTTCTGGCAAATTAAAGACCTTGCTGAAAAGGGCGACAACTTTTCTTCTTCAGTTACCAGCGTCAAAGTCCGGTTCTCCTTGATGGGGGAGACAAGCAAAGTGTCTTATGTGGTAAAAATATGCCCTCCAAGATCTAAAATGGCCCAAGTGGCAGAGTTTCCTTTAAAAATGATGAAGAAAGAAAATGAGTTTTTTCAGGAAATCCTTCCGAAACTCAACTCAGAGCTGACTTCCTTGGGGCACCATAACTTGAGAATGCCAAAGTGGTTCTACACATCATTAGAAGAGAACAAAGAGATGATCTTCTTAGAGGACCTCAGAGATCTGGGCTTTGAAGTGTTTAAAGACTGCAAGGTGGGCCTCGATGAGGCCCATACAAAACTGGTCCTGCAGGAGCTGGCCCGACTCCACGCTGCCTCTCTGCTGCTGAAAGCAAAGATGCAAATCTTGCATGAAGAACCTGACAGCGAGAAAGGCCTGGCTCTTGCTTTCAAGTACATTAATGAAGACTGGACCACTTTAAAGGAAGACGAAGAGGCGGAGCAGAATTCTAAGTGCTCGGTAAGTCTAGTGGAGGCGGAGGCCTTTTTGGCCAAAGATGGCGGCTGCGAGGTGGCGAGGCGATGGTTGGATATGCACAAGAACAAGCCCCTTGATCTTGTAAAGAGCTTTCTGGTCAGACAAACTAAGTTTGATGTAATATGTCATGGCGACTGCTGGGTTAACAACCTACAATTCAG GTACAATGAAGATGGAGAGCCGGTTGAAGTGAtgctccttgacctccaactgaaCCGTCTGGCTTCCCCAGCCACCGACATAAACTACCTCCTCTACACCAGTCTTCACGGCGACAACAGGAAGACCAACTGGCGGGACTACCTCTCCTCCTACTACGACACCTTTAGAGGTGTGATGGAGTCCGGAGGTTTGGGCATGCTTTTCACCCTGGAAGAGCTCCATCAAGAGTACAGGAGCAAGATGGAGTACGGTATGCTGTATGGGTCCATGACGGTGGCGTTGTTGATGAGGGAGAGCCCCAGTTCCCCGGGCTGGATGGGGGGAAGTAAACATTTTCAAACTCGGTTCCTCGCTTTGTATGGTGAACTAATTGAGCAAGAGCGATAA